In the genome of Mucilaginibacter defluvii, one region contains:
- a CDS encoding DUF6520 family protein: protein MMVAIVTIMGIGTAFATKAPVNKAANTWAVVQTVGNFYEVTQAAGRCDEEEDPTCKVQSTATPNAQGLIPISSATVMQKGNFTRQ from the coding sequence ATGATGGTGGCCATCGTGACCATTATGGGCATCGGAACTGCATTTGCCACAAAAGCACCGGTCAACAAAGCTGCTAACACCTGGGCTGTGGTACAAACCGTAGGCAACTTCTATGAAGTAACTCAGGCTGCCGGTCGTTGTGATGAAGAAGAAGACCCGACCTGCAAGGTGCAGTCAACGGCGACACCTAATGCACAGGGCCTTATACCGATCAGCTCTGCTACGGTTATGCAAAAGGGTAATTTTACCCGTCAGTAA
- a CDS encoding Crp/Fnr family transcriptional regulator — MQGGLLITFLEGWAALSPEFITALNASVRREHYQPRQVIHTAGRLEDRFWFLESGLARKYYFDPEGKEQTTRFYVSDDLIFSYKGYWKEESEDYLEVLAASTLLSVTYSALQELADTFEVTRALIRSAAKRQYQQDVFRNRLMLRTAEDRYLGLRLARPDVFRYFSVRLIATYLNMTRENLSRLMARDHS, encoded by the coding sequence ATGCAAGGAGGATTGTTGATCACATTTTTGGAGGGATGGGCAGCCTTATCACCTGAATTTATCACTGCGCTGAATGCGTCAGTACGCAGAGAGCATTACCAGCCGAGGCAGGTCATTCATACAGCTGGCAGGCTCGAAGACCGTTTTTGGTTTCTGGAAAGCGGACTGGCCCGCAAGTATTATTTCGATCCGGAGGGCAAAGAACAAACCACCAGGTTCTACGTGTCAGACGACCTGATCTTTTCTTATAAGGGCTATTGGAAGGAAGAAAGCGAAGATTACCTGGAAGTGCTCGCCGCATCAACGTTGTTATCGGTGACTTACAGCGCGTTGCAGGAACTGGCAGATACGTTCGAGGTAACCAGGGCACTCATCAGGTCGGCGGCGAAACGGCAATATCAGCAGGATGTTTTCAGGAACCGGCTGATGCTGCGAACCGCTGAAGACCGATACCTTGGGCTCCGGCTGGCCCGTCCTGATGTTTTCAGGTATTTCTCCGTGCGGTTGATCGCTACCTATCTGAATATGACGAGGGAGAATTTAAGCCGTCTGATGGCCCGGGACCATAGCTGA
- a CDS encoding helix-turn-helix transcriptional regulator, whose protein sequence is MSPGVVGVILWQACQGALINKIGTCRNVEMTYSVDPHFCFLSITTAIIYNLLEKQMSLLWIMGGLTVVALAILNLLLIRKYRTERQQRLTETELNKEQNLIRNCERYHLSNREADVLRHILAGHTYRSAAEELFISQKTVDAHLRKIYAKSGVKNKVELVVKFYS, encoded by the coding sequence ATGTCACCCGGTGTTGTTGGCGTCATCCTTTGGCAAGCATGTCAAGGCGCGCTGATCAACAAGATCGGCACCTGCAGAAATGTGGAAATGACCTACTCGGTTGATCCGCATTTTTGCTTTTTGAGTATAACGACCGCTATCATCTACAATTTACTTGAAAAACAAATGTCTCTACTATGGATCATGGGGGGATTGACCGTCGTTGCTTTGGCGATCCTTAACCTATTGCTTATCAGAAAATACCGGACGGAGCGCCAGCAACGGCTGACCGAAACCGAACTTAACAAAGAACAAAACCTCATTCGCAATTGCGAACGCTATCATTTATCCAATCGGGAAGCTGATGTTCTGCGTCATATCCTTGCAGGTCACACCTACAGATCCGCCGCTGAAGAACTCTTTATTTCACAAAAGACGGTAGACGCCCACCTGAGAAAGATCTACGCAAAGTCAGGCGTCAAAAATAAAGTGGAACTGGTCGTTAAATTTTATAGCTAA
- a CDS encoding serine/threonine protein kinase: MKKAFHIQLISYVPLLKRMGFIFREKAKTLSVGTCEMESGYEVILSCRTLDTVTLLDLVLPELKKLKVSFRLVKDQESQYRLNSGAFGENEVGKVLVIFISSLETGSALIEWLVNRTAFLKGPVIPFAKRIGEIVYLQAFSRSDNVASLSKIDIKKLPFAVSTSYLRKDTKRKFIGRYYLPVAILKASPKGDIYRAINLRRFSFTWCLIKEGKPVALDDHFNRDMRHRLQWQRDILLQMADVVNTPALIDFIESGDTTYLITAFAEGEQLGSKVHALLNGTTWARLANADQIALLTWYSQALDIVKAIHQKGFVHRDITDSNFIISDDGKLSIIDFELAFHIVRHKPDPPFLLGTFGYAAPEQLQYAVPDFSEDIYSLGALLCHILTGIPPYEMISDDLHTVQAKLSRLTENRNLTKLAVKCLSMQRSGRPLLIELKGEIIKEINSLKQIA; encoded by the coding sequence ATGAAAAAAGCATTCCATATCCAATTGATCAGTTACGTGCCGCTATTAAAACGCATGGGATTCATTTTTCGTGAAAAAGCGAAAACACTAAGCGTAGGTACATGTGAAATGGAATCGGGCTATGAGGTGATATTGAGTTGCCGGACGCTCGACACTGTTACTTTACTGGATCTTGTTTTGCCCGAACTTAAGAAGCTAAAAGTGTCATTTAGGCTCGTCAAAGATCAAGAGAGTCAGTATCGATTGAATTCCGGTGCTTTCGGCGAAAATGAGGTTGGTAAAGTGTTGGTCATCTTCATTTCATCATTGGAAACAGGATCCGCATTGATAGAATGGTTAGTCAACCGAACGGCTTTTTTGAAAGGTCCCGTTATCCCATTTGCAAAACGCATTGGCGAGATCGTCTATCTTCAAGCATTCAGTAGATCAGATAATGTTGCCAGTTTGAGTAAAATCGATATTAAAAAATTGCCCTTTGCCGTTTCGACCTCTTATCTCAGAAAAGACACGAAAAGAAAATTTATCGGTCGATATTACCTGCCGGTAGCGATATTGAAGGCCAGTCCAAAGGGTGACATTTATAGAGCGATCAACTTAAGGCGCTTCTCTTTTACCTGGTGTTTGATCAAGGAGGGAAAACCCGTAGCGCTGGATGACCACTTCAATCGGGACATGCGGCATAGGTTGCAATGGCAGCGTGATATTTTACTGCAAATGGCCGATGTAGTAAACACACCTGCTCTTATTGATTTCATTGAATCCGGCGACACCACTTACCTGATCACGGCTTTCGCTGAAGGAGAACAATTGGGATCGAAAGTACATGCACTGCTTAACGGAACCACTTGGGCCAGATTAGCTAACGCAGATCAGATCGCTTTATTGACATGGTACTCCCAAGCCTTAGATATCGTAAAAGCTATTCATCAGAAAGGCTTCGTTCATCGCGATATCACAGATAGCAATTTTATAATTTCCGACGATGGCAAACTATCTATAATCGATTTTGAACTTGCCTTTCATATCGTGCGCCACAAGCCGGATCCGCCTTTTTTGTTAGGTACTTTCGGCTACGCCGCACCAGAGCAACTACAATATGCGGTACCGGATTTTAGCGAAGATATTTATTCGCTTGGCGCTTTGCTTTGCCATATATTAACTGGCATCCCGCCCTATGAAATGATCAGCGATGATCTGCATACGGTTCAAGCAAAACTGAGCCGCCTCACAGAAAACAGGAATCTTACGAAATTGGCGGTCAAGTGCCTTTCCATGCAGCGGTCAGGCAGGCCTCTATTAATAGAACTTAAAGGAGAAATAATAAAGGAGATCAACAGCTTAAAACAAATAGCATGA
- a CDS encoding MauE/DoxX family redox-associated membrane protein, giving the protein MKREQWLLEIICGLTALLFIYTAASKLLEYEQFRQEIFNQAFNPVLFPVIIYGLPPAELFVAVMLLVPKLRLAGLYLSTLLMILFTGYVGLVTFHFYDRVPCSCAGVFKHMSWPVHLAFNLVFTVATIYGIKIFNAQRIREKLKT; this is encoded by the coding sequence ATGAAAAGGGAACAATGGCTCTTAGAGATTATTTGCGGATTGACCGCTTTGCTGTTTATCTATACCGCCGCAAGCAAACTGCTGGAGTATGAACAATTCCGCCAAGAAATCTTCAACCAGGCATTCAATCCAGTTCTTTTCCCTGTAATAATCTATGGATTGCCGCCAGCCGAACTGTTCGTCGCGGTGATGCTTCTCGTGCCAAAATTGCGCCTGGCCGGTCTTTATCTTTCGACATTACTCATGATCCTGTTTACAGGATATGTGGGTTTAGTGACCTTCCATTTTTATGACCGGGTACCATGTTCCTGTGCAGGGGTATTTAAACACATGAGCTGGCCGGTCCATCTTGCTTTCAATTTAGTTTTTACTGTCGCAACCATTTACGGCATCAAGATATTCAATGCGCAACGAATCAGGGAAAAGCTGAAAACCTGA
- a CDS encoding aminotransferase class I/II-fold pyridoxal phosphate-dependent enzyme, with the protein MQIDFSTASFKSFENISGQDAYATAAQFQEYLDWLKNNGHLNYRIESQSPVGPEMDLLLPGDTAPTRSVCLVSNDYLGFSQHPAIKAAVTEGIRKYGTGSGASPAIGGHFSYHQQLEKKIAAFYGKTDGILYTTGYTANSATLQCLLHQEDLAIIDMAVHASVYEGCLTTNTKRFLHNDLHQLEHILEKAKDTYRTRFVIVDGVYSQDGDLAPLDKIAELTHRYGAYLVVDDAHGIGVVGTTGRGVIELFNVFDQVDIITGTFSKALGNIGGYVIAKPELVNYLKYQSKQHLFSTTATPAIMGIIRAIELVDEEPQWRERLWQNINYLKEGLISLGLDIGTTASAVIPVKVGEIRRTLEAGRLLLRSGVYTNPIMYPAVSKKDARIRLNVMATHTQEHLDKVLQAFADADRVIGLRP; encoded by the coding sequence ATGCAGATCGATTTTTCAACCGCCAGCTTTAAAAGTTTTGAGAATATCTCAGGGCAGGATGCCTATGCCACAGCAGCACAGTTCCAGGAATACCTGGACTGGCTGAAAAACAACGGCCACCTCAATTACCGGATCGAATCACAAAGCCCCGTCGGGCCGGAAATGGATCTTTTGCTGCCCGGAGATACCGCACCGACCCGTTCGGTCTGCCTCGTCTCCAACGATTACCTTGGTTTCAGCCAACACCCGGCCATTAAAGCGGCCGTGACCGAAGGTATCAGGAAATACGGTACCGGTTCCGGCGCTTCACCCGCCATCGGCGGACATTTCAGCTACCATCAACAACTCGAAAAAAAGATCGCCGCCTTCTACGGTAAGACCGATGGCATCCTGTACACCACCGGCTATACCGCTAACAGCGCCACCTTACAATGCCTGCTGCACCAGGAAGACCTCGCCATTATCGACATGGCCGTACACGCCAGCGTCTATGAAGGCTGCCTGACCACGAACACCAAGCGCTTCCTGCATAACGACCTGCACCAGTTGGAACACATCCTGGAGAAAGCTAAAGACACTTACCGCACCCGGTTCGTCATCGTGGACGGCGTATACAGCCAGGATGGCGACCTCGCACCGCTGGACAAGATCGCCGAACTGACGCACCGGTACGGTGCCTACCTCGTCGTTGATGACGCGCATGGTATCGGCGTCGTCGGCACGACCGGCCGCGGCGTGATCGAACTGTTCAACGTTTTTGACCAGGTGGACATCATTACCGGGACCTTCAGCAAAGCCTTGGGTAACATCGGCGGTTATGTGATCGCCAAACCTGAACTGGTCAACTACCTGAAATACCAGTCCAAGCAGCACCTTTTCTCCACCACGGCTACACCCGCGATCATGGGGATCATCCGCGCCATCGAACTGGTCGATGAAGAACCGCAATGGCGCGAGCGCCTTTGGCAGAATATCAATTACCTCAAGGAAGGGCTGATCAGCCTCGGCCTGGACATCGGTACCACTGCCTCTGCCGTGATCCCCGTCAAGGTCGGTGAGATCCGGCGCACACTGGAGGCCGGCCGCTTACTCTTACGCAGCGGCGTCTACACCAATCCCATCATGTACCCGGCCGTTTCCAAAAAAGACGCCCGTATCCGGCTGAACGTCATGGCCACGCATACACAGGAACACCTCGACAAGGTATTACAGGCTTTCGCGGACGCTGATCGCGTGATCGGTCTCAGGCCCTGA